The Selenihalanaerobacter shriftii genome includes the window TTCTCTTCTAAATAAAATGAATAATTACCGGCATATTTCTCTAATCTACCCTTCTCTAGTTCCCAGATTCGATCAACTACTTCATCTAAAAAATAACGATCATGAGAAATAACTATAATTGCACCTGGATAACTATTTAAATAATCTTCTAACCATTCTTTAGCTTGTAAATCAAGATGATTCGTAGGCTCATCTAAAAGCAAAAGGTTTGGCTTTTGTAATAATAATTTAGCTAATGCTACCCTAGTTTTTTGACCTCCACTGAAATTAATTATCTTTTCTTCAAAATCATTTTCTGTAAACCCAAGTCCTCGTAGTACTCCTTTAATCTGACTTTCATATTGGTATCCATTTCTTTCTTCATATTCCTGGCGTAGTCTACTATATTTCTTCATTATCTTATCTAAATCATTACCGTTAACTTGACTCATTTTAGATTCTAATTCTTTTATTCTTTCTTCTAATTTAAATAATCCTTGATAAACACTCAACATTTCTTGATAAAGAGTAATATTTACTTCTAAATCAGCATTTTGAGCTAAATAACCTATCTCTAAATCATTACTAGTTAAAATTTCGCCATCATCTAAATATTCTCTATCACTAAAAATTTTAATTAATGTAGATTTCCCTGTACCATTCTTTCCAATTAAGCCTATCTTATCATCTTTTTGAATTTGTAAGGAGATATTGCGAAAAATTTCTTCTTCGGGATAGACCTTTGTTGCGTTTCTTAATTGTAATAAAGCCACTTTTATTCCTCCTGATTTTAACACTGTGAAATAAACTAGTTATTTTTTTATTTTAAGATTTTTATTTAATCTTCTAATATAGCTTATCATCTATTAAGTATATTGTTAAGTACAGAACGTAAAATTAAAGCTTATAATTTATTTAAGCATTAATTTTAGTATACCTGTAAAATATTTTTTAAAGACATAAAAATAAAGGAGACCATTAATGGCCTCCTTTAAGATCATTCTTGCATTTTATTATCAAATTTGAATATTATTGATAATTATTCTTCTGTAGAAGCTACTTGTTCTGTAGCGGCAGCCACTTCGCCTTCAGTATTATTCTTCTCCTTTATGGCTGCTAATAATTTTTCTGGAGTAATAGGTAATTCTTTTATTCTAACTCCAACAGCATCATAGATTGCATTAGCAATTGCTGGAGCAGTAGCGACTAAACCAGATTCTCCAACACTTTTAGCGCCAAAAGCACCTGTTTCAGAAGCAGCTTCTACTACAATTGGATCCATATCTGGCATATCCACTGATGTCAATACTTTATAATCAGAGAAATTAGCATTCATTGGATGACCATCATCTGAATACTGCATATCTTCTGTTAATGCATAACCCATACCCTGTTGAATTGCTCCTTCAATCTGCCCTTCAACAGATGGTGGGTGAATGGCAACACCAGTATCATGAGCAGCTACAAAATCTAACACATCTACTTTACCAGTCTCCACATCGACTTCTACTTCAGTAAACTGCACTGCATATACCGGTGGGTTTCCTGGCGGTTCAGTACTAGCTATACCCATGATTTGATGACCATGTTCTCCAAAGTGAGCTTCAAAAGAAACCTCCTCAATCGATAATGATCTTTCTGGATCTTCTTTAAGATACACATGACCATCTCCAGTTTCTAATTCTTCTGGAGAGCAGTCCATCATTTTACTAGCCATTTCTAATAGGCCATCTTTAGCGTCTTTAGCTGCTTGTTCAACAGCATATCCTCCAGAATAAATCTGTCTACTGGCATGACTTCCAATCTCAAATGGAGCTGTGTCAGTATCCGCATCTTGAGTTATAACTACATCTTCAAATTTAACCCCTAAAGTTTCTGCACAAATTTGACTTAACGCTGTAGCTGATCCAGTTCCTATATCAGAACAAGCATAAGTTAAGTTTACTGAACCATCTTCATTAACCTTTATTATTGCTGAAGAGTTTTCATGTAATTCAGGTTTAGCTCCACTTACATGCATCATATAACCAAAACCGACCCCGCGGCGCTTAGTTCCTTCTTCTTTTTTCTCTTTATTCTTCTTTTCTTCCCAACCGATTCTTTTAGTAGCTTTTTCAATACACTCTTCTAAACCACAACTTTCAATCGGCATCTTACTCCATAACCAAGTTTCTCCCTCACATGGATGATTCTTTAATCGAATTTCTATTGGATCTAACCCTAGTTCTTCAGCAATCTCATCAACTTGTGATTCAACTGCAAAAGCAACTTGTGGATTACCATATCCTCTAAATGCACCAGCTGGTGGAGTATTAGTATGAACTGTATAGCCATCAAGTTGAATATTCGGCGACTTATACATTCCAACAAACCAACCACCTAAAACAGCAGTTAAAGATGGACCATGAGTAACATAGGCACCTGTATCAACTAATGCCTTCATATATCTAGCTGTAAATGTTCCATCTTTCTTAATACCAGTCTTTAAAGTCATAGTAGCTGGATGTCTAGATTCTGTATAGAAAGACTCTTCTCGATCATATGTTACTCTAACAGGTTGTCCAGTCTTTTTAGCTAACAGGCCTGCAATTGGTTCATTAACCAAGCCTAATCTACTACCAAATCCTCCACCTACATAAGGTTTTACAATCTGAACATCCCGAATAGGCATATCTAAACTCCGAGCAGTAATCTTTCTAACTAAATGTGGCATCTGTGTAGAAGTTGTAATCTTAATCCGTCCATTAATATCTGGTTCTGCTAAAGCAGCACTACACGGTTCCATTGAAGCTTGAAAAGCTTTCTGAGTTTTATAAGTGCCTTCAAAAATGTAATCTGCTTCATCAAATCCTTCTTCCATATCTCCAATAACAGCTGGAATCTTACCACAGATATTACCATCAATATGTTCTTTAGGTCCATCATGTTCATGAATTAATAATTCTTTATTCTTAAAAGCCTCTTCAGCACTTAAAATAGTCGGTAAAGGCTCATACTCTACTTCTATTAACTCTAATGCTTCTTGAGCTGTTTCTTCATCAACAGCTGCTACCCCAGCAATCGGATCACCGACAAATCTAGCTTTATCACTAAAGATATATTGATCTTCTATTAAGATTGCTGCTTCTGATGGAGGAAACGCTGCAAAGTTGAATGGTACCTTTGGTGTGTCCTTATATGTTAAAACTGCTTTAACTCCAGATAACCTTTCAGCCTTTGAAGTATCAATATTAAGAATTTTGGCATGGGCATAAGGACTACGTAAAACTTTACCGATTAACATTCCCCTTGCATACATATCACCAACATATCTTGCTTCTCCAGTAGCTTTAGCTTTAGCATCAACTTTAACTTCATTCTTACCAATAGTAGTATAATTCATCTCTTACATCCCCTCCTCTCGTAAATACTCACTAGCTTGTAGAATTGCTTCTACTATCTTTTCGTATCCTGTGCATCTACATAAATTACCAGAAATAGCCTGACGTACTTCCGTTTCAGTTGGCTCTAAATTATTATTTAATAGCGACTTTGCTGTTAGAATCATACCTGGTGTGCAAAATCCACACTGAATAGCTCCAATTTCTACAAAAGCTTGTTGGATCGGATGTAATTCTCCATCATCACCTTTAAGTCCCTCAATAGTCTCTATATCTTTTCCTGAAGCATCTATAGCTAAAATCATACAAGAACTGACCGGTTTTCCGTTCATTAAGACTGTACATGCACCACAATCTCCTTCATCACAGCCTTTTTTGGTTCCGGTTAATTTGAATTCATCACGAATTAAATCAAGAAGAGTCATATTAACAGACACTTCTGCTTCTACCTTCTCTCCATTTAAAGTAAATTGTATCTGCATCTTCATTATCTACTACCCCCTTATATTGAATTAGCTGAAATGATAGCACGTTTAACTAAAACTTGTATTACATCTTTACGGTACCAATCTGTAGAACGTTGATCTGTAATTGGAGATACTATATCCTCTAATACCTGACTTAAACGCTCAAGATTATTCTCATTAATCTCAGTAAACCAATCTAAACCATTTAAAAAGACTGGTGTTGGTCCTACTGCTCCCATGGCAATCTTCAAATCAGATATTTCTCCATCTTTATTTAAATAACTGACTGCACAGTTGATAATTGCAATCTCATGAGCTTTTCGTTTTCCTTCTTTAAGAAAATGACTTTTTAAGTCTTGATCAGGCTCTGGTACTATGATAGAAACTACTATTTCTCCTGGCTTTAATTTTGTCTTTCCAGGGCCTGCAAAGAAATCTTTAAGTTCAACCAAGCGCTCGCCATCTTTAGATTTAATCTTTATTCGTGCATCATAAACCAATAGTGCTGGAGTAAGATCGGCAGCAGGTGAGGCATTACAGATATTACCTACTACTGTTGCTAAATTTCTAATCAAGGGAGAACTATGCTTAGCACAACTTTCTACTAACGCAGGATACTTTTCTTTAACAATATCATTCTTAATTAAATCAGCTATCTTTACTAAAGCTCCTATTTCCATTCCTTTTTCATTAAATTCAAGAAAATTTAATTCTCTAACTTTCTTTAAATTAATTACATTTTCAGGTGTTGAATTACTTCTTTTCCACCTAACCAATAAATCTGTTCCACCTGCTAATAATCTATAATCATCTTGTTCTTCTATAAAACCTAAAGTCTCCTCTATTGTTGTTGGCTGATATAAATCAAACTTCTTCAATGAATTCCCCTCCCTTATTATTAATAATATTAAATACTTATATAAGTAACCTAACTTTTACCAGCTACCCCTCCTTTTTTTACACTCATAATATTCATAATATTAAGATTAATTGTGGTGCTAATTCTTACCTGGAATAACTCTTTTAACATCATTTTACTTACAATATTCGCCATGTTTTCATGTTGTTATTATTTATTTCTCTATAATAGATTTTTTTCCTGCATTCTCCCTTGAATTATCTAAAAATTTTAAACATTTATTATTATCTTATAAGGATTGTATTTTTTTCTTATATTTATTCCATAGTAATTTTTATCCTATTTTGAGCAAGATTAATCACCTCCTAAACCTCATATAATTCAAAAGCTCCTAATCTATAGATTAGGAGCTTTTAATTAGCTAACTATTCTTCACAGAACTCATCCATAATCTTTTTATTCTTTACGATAAGTTTAGGAGTCTCTAAATTATCCTTTATCTTTAGTTTTTATTTTACCAAAAACGTATTTTATTTATGATTTTTTGGAAGGCACTAGGTGCAGTATATTCTCCTACTAGTTTACCATCGGTAGTCATCTCAATCTTTACTGGTAATTTAAAGTCTTGATTTTTCATACCAACTGAAATCTTACCTGATATACTTTGATTAAAAGTTGCTACATCTATCCAATTATATTCGCGATCTAAAATTATCTCTCCAGTTTGATTACCATTAAAATTAGAAGCTAATTCCATACCTTCTTGTTTAAATTCTATATTCCCTACATCAATATTACTATTTGAATCAATAATTATTTTATCATCTTTAACATCCTTTAAAGTATAACTAGTAATAATTGTTATATCTAATGGATCTGTCATCTTAAATTTATTTTCCCAACTTTCACCTATACTTACAGAATGATCAGGAAGATACCCCATAGGTTGCTTCCAATTTCTTTTTATGAAATTTTTATTGATAATTCGCTTAAGAACTTTTTCTTTCATTGTATTATCTTCCATGTCAGATAATATTTCTTCAACTAACTTTTCATACCCTTCTATATTAATTATATTACCCTTATTAGATACTGTAATAGTGATTTTTTTATTCAAAAAAGCCTTTGATATCTTTTTCATTTCATTATTAAGTTTCTGATTTAATTCCTGGCTATTTATTCCTTGTGAACCATTCTGAATATTCTTTATTTGTAAATCCATCTTAGTATACTTCATAACTAAATTATAATTATTTTTTGAATCTATATCTTTAACTTTAAGAGTATATCCTATATCAAAAGTTTGTTCCATAGCCATATTTTTACCTAACATTTGCTGATTAACCTTTTGATAGATTGAAGAGTTTAATTTATATTCTACTCCTTTTTCAAACTTAACCCCTAAGTCATACTTTCGTTCTACCTTCTTAGCAATCGTTGCATAAGAAAGAGTTATTGTTAATGCCAAAACTAAAATAAGACATATTATTTTTTTGTTTTTCATTCTTAATCCCCTCACCTTCTAAAATTTAATAAAAATTTCCCCCTTACTCCTTATAACAATATAAACTCATTTATAAATAATACTAATATATAGACCTACCACCTCCAACACTAATTAGATAAATTTTACAATTAATGTCTCTACTATATTATTACTAGATAACTTGTCCTACTCCTTGCTTTAAATTATAAAATATAACAAAAAACTCCTGCTAAAAACACAGGAGTATAAGAATTAATTCTTCAATTTTTCTATTCTTCTTTCTAAAGATGGATGAGTAGAAAAAATATCGAAAAACTTACGCGGTGAACTTACTTTTAGGGAAGCATAAGATTGTTGTAACTTTGGGGGTTGCTTTGTGTCTTGGGCTAATAACTTCAAAGCATGAATCATAGACTGACCACCTATTAATTTTGCTGCAGATTTATCAGCTTCAAATTCTCTATGACGAGAAAAGAGTTTAACTATTAAACTGCCTACAAAAGTTAAAATTAAAGTTGCTATGAATCTAGCAATAGTTATTAATAAGTAACTTAAGAAGCTGGCTTCATCCGAAAATAAACTTACCCAACCAAAAATTCTTAAAGGTAACGTAATTATTAATACAATTGTATTAACTACTGCTTGAATTAAAGTCATTGTTACCATATCACCATTAGCAATATGGGAAATTTCATGTGCTGCTACACCATGAACTCCTTCGTAATCCATATTTTCTAATAAAGCTGTACTAAAAGCAACCATAGAACTACTCTTTCTCATCCCAGTAGCAAATGCATTCATATCTGGACTATCATAAATTCCTATTTCTGGCATTTGTGATAAGTTAGCTTTATTACTTAATTCAGTAACTAACTCATATAAATCTTTTTCTAATTCTGAACTAAAATTTTGTGGATCAATTATGTATACACCATGTGCTTTCTTAGCTAACCATTTAGAAAAAAATAAAGAAACAAATGCACCCGCACTACCAAGCAAAGGAATAATAATAAATCCTGGGGTAAAGCCTTGTAATACAATACTCATGGTAGCAATTATCCCTGCATTAACTGCAAAGAAGAATCCTAATCGTTTTTTCATGTTATCCTCTCTCTTTCCTAGTATGTTTTTTGCTGCAACTTAACTCTATATCTTAAAAATAATTAACCATAGGTTATGAATCTCCTTCTTTTTTAATGAATTTATTAATTTAGAATAATGTTTTATTCACTAGCATTATTTTCAACTAGTTTTACTAAGATTTCTTTTATCTGTTGTTCTTTCTAATGCTTTATTAAAATTAAACTAATGCTTTATTAAAATTAAATTCTAACTTTTTATATTTTTTCTTGTTCATATTAAAACTTCGCTTTATAAATTTTATATCATTTTTAAAAACAAAAGTCCCTAATTAAAGGGACTTAGCTACTAAACCTGTACGATTTTTCTATCTTCATTTTTATTTCTTATCTTTCTTCATTCAAAGTAGCTGCTGCTTCTTGTAATGGGCTTTTAATAGCTTCTTTAAAAGCTTCATAAAGTTCATTACTACTATCTTCTTCAATATTTTCAGTTAGTACATGTAATATTCTAATGAAAGTCTTTAGTTCCGGATTAAAGTTATCACTACTTTCTAATTTAGAGATAGCTGATTGAGTAGTATCAAGCTTTTCTGCTAGTTTTGTTTGTGATAATCCAGCTCTAACTCTTGTTTTTATGATTAATTTTTGTAATTCCCGCAGTGGTCGCATTTTCTCATAGTATTCTTTTTCTTCTTCAGTTTTAAATAATCTTCATACTCAAAATATACTACTCTATATTGATTATTTTTATAATTTACTCTAACTACTGAGAAATTCTTATTAATACTTAGCTCATTGATTAGAAGAAATATAAGTAATTTAGTATGACTTAATCTTTCAATTTCAATCTTTGTTATAGTACCTAGTTACTATCTCTCAAATTAAAAAATCCCAGTTTCCAAACGTTTATAACCAGCCTTGAATTGTAGGCTGGATATTGGAATGTTGATTATAACGCACAAAAAAAATAAGCCCATTATCTGGGCTCATAAGTTTTAATCCTTGTTTTAGAACTCTGCTCCTAGCTTTCAATCCTTGTTTTAGTGGAATGTTGATTATATACCTTAATTACTACCGGTGCAGCAGTTAGCAGTGATGCTAGTTTCAATCCTTGTTTTAGTGGATTGGTGATTATCGGTCCAACCCCTAAATATGGAAAATATGTTTGTTAAGCTCACTCATTCTTAGTTTCTCATTTTTCTTTTAGGCTAGTACTGGTTCAACAACTATTTTTTCTGCTTTAGCCATTTCATAAAATCTTGCTGGTGGCATATCATTAAGACAGCCATGACGGTATCTGTTATTATAATAATTCATATTTGCTGACTTTTTATAGGCATCATTGATTGAATAACTATCTTTTTCTAGAACTAAATGATGGGATTCTCTTTTGTCCTGTTGATTGTATAAATGCTCTATTTTTACGCGATCTTCATAACTTAGATGTCTACCTTTTTCTCTTTTTGTGTTACAATTATTTTGACACATATTCTGTACCTTCCTAATGTTTTTGTGGTTATTAACACTATACAAAAGGTACAGGTATGTGTCTATTTTTTTATTAAATCACCGCGTGCATTTAATTATACAATTTATCTTTCAGCAGGAAAATTTTCTGGATGTTTTAGAAATACTAACTTAAAATCCAAACCATTCAGTTTTTTCTTTTGGATCCTGACGCTCTTTTACAGGAGGATCCATATCAGGAATCCCAATCGGTATAATTCCAGCTATTTCTTCTGATTCAGATAAATTGAGCAGATTTTTTACTCTATCACTGTGGGCTACATGTCCAGCTATCCAGACAGTACCAAGGTCCTCATCAGCAGCAGTTAACATTAAATTTTGAACTGCAGCAGAAGCAGCCATTAAGGATTCTTCATCTGCTATCGGATCATCTTCAGTTTCATAACTTACAATTATGTGGACTGGTGCTCCTCCAAAATCCTTTGCATATTCAAGCATAGGCTGCTTTTTCTCCTCTGGAATATAGGAAGCATTAGGAATATGTTCTTTTGCATAGCTGTAAAACTCGTCACAGATTCCATCCACAACCTCTCCCTTTGCAACATAAAACTTCCAGGGCTGACTGTTACCATCAGAAGGAGCCCAATTTGCTCCCTCAATAATTTTTTCAAGTTTATCCTTAGCCGGTACCTCATCTTTATAATTTCTAATACTTCTTCTGTTTTTTACAACATCAAATAATTCGCTCATTTAATATCACCTCATATAAATTATTTATTAATAAATGTTAATAAATTTAAATGGCTTTGTCAAGTATTTGTTTTTATTTCACCCCTTTCAAAAATCAATTTCCATATAACGGGATTTTATTTACTTTGGGATTCCACTGAAAGACTCTTAAGACTTCCTGCATAGTTTTAGCAAAACGCTCATCATAGCCTAATCCTCTAAAACTTAAACGGCAGACTAAATGATGTCCTCGTAGCTTCATAAAAGCCCCAACTCTCCTTTTAAATATAAGGATATCATCACTAATTCGAGATAAATGTCAGTGTCAGATAAAAAGAAATGCTATTGGCTCCACTGACACTGACCCTAACCACTAATAACTAACTATTAAAATACTCATCTACATCCACTAACGCTTCAGATATTGGTATCCCCTGTGGGCATAATTCTTCACATTTAGTACAGCTCACACAAGCACTAGCTCTTTGATCATCTTTAATTCGTTTATACTCTTTACGTTTCTCTTCAAATAAATCAAAAGCATGGGCTTCATTGTATAAAGAAAAGATCCGTGGAATACTAACTTTAGTAGGACATGGAATACAATAACCACAGCCTGTACAACTAACTGGTGATAATTCCTTATACTTTTTGGCTAATTTTTTAACTAACTCTATTTCTTCTTCAGTTAGTTTATTAATTTCTGATTTATTAGCACTCTCTATATTCTCTTTAACATGGCTTAACTCACTCATTCCACTTAAAACCATAGTCACCTCTGGCTGATTCCATAACCATTGTAGCGCCCAATCAGCAGATGTTCTTTTAGTTTCAGCTTGGTCAAATATACTTTGAATATCTTCTGGCATCTCTCCTGCTAAACTACCGCCTCTTAACGGTTCCATAACTATTACCGGAATATCCTTAGAATCTGCATATTTCAAACCTTTCTTTCCAGCCTGAAACTCTGTATCAATATAATTATACTGAATCTGACAGAAATCCCAATCATAAGCATCAATAATCTCTTCAAATAGCTCATAATCATCATGAAAAGAAAATCCAATATAATCTATCTTTCCTTCATCTCTTACCTTTTCTAACCACTCAAAAATATCAACATCTAATTGCTTATAGTTATCCCAAAACTTTCTATTTAAAGTATGTAGAAGATAAAAGTCAATCTTATCGACATTTAACTTTTCTAACTGTTTATCTAAATACTCATCTAAATCTGCCTTGCTTTTTATCATCCAGGAAGGTAATTTTGTAGCAACCTTTACTTTTTCTCGATATCCATCTTGTAAAGCTTTACCAACTAAGTTCTCACTCTCTCCTCCATGATAAGGCCAAGCAGTATCAACATAATTAATACCCTGGTCAATCCCATATCGGATCATCTCAATAGCCTTCTCTTCATCAATATCTCCTTCATCACCCTGGGGGAGCCGCATTGTACCAAAACCTAATGCTGAAACCTCCCAATCTAATCCTTTAAAGTTTCTATACTTCATCTTTAGTCCTCCTTTAGTCTTTATAATTTAGAATAAATGATTAATTCATATTTTTTATACCACCTGCATTATTTCTTCATAATTAGTATATACAATATAATTACTAGAGACAACAAAAATCTATAATTTTTTCTTTTCTATTAAATTCTATCTTAATAATGAAATTATCAAGATTCGAGGAATAAATTTAAAAAAATAAAATAGTAGGTGGTCAATTGACCACCTACTAGAATTAATCTCACATATTATTATTTCCATTTACAAACTAGGCGTCTTAACATTCAAGACTACAAACCGCTCATTTTGATCTGCTTTAAGTGACATCTTAGTATTTGGAGGACATGGTATTATATCTTTTGCTTCTACTACTTTCTCATCATCCCCAATCTGTAATCTTCCTTTACCTTCTACGATATAAAAGAAAACATTAACCGGTACTGAATGCTCTGGTACTTCATCTCCCGACTCTAAAACTAAATTCATAATCTGTGCATCTTCATGTTTTAAAACTTTTTTAGCCGTAATTCCTCTCTTATTTGTCTTACCCTCAATTTCATCCATCTTAATAATTTCCATCATTAATCCTCTCCTTTTTGTTAATATTAAATTAGTCCTGACCAAATAAAATTAAATAATTCTTCTTTAGCCATCTCAAAATCATAATCATCCTGATTTTCGACTGCTTGAATAGCTACCCCTCTAATTGCATGAAAGATAGCATTAGCAATTAATTGTGGATTAATTGCTTTAATCTCCCCTTTATCTATTGCTTCATTTAATATCTTAGCTAACAATTGTGGTAAATTATTTATAAAATTATCCACAGATTCTAAACTATATTTGCTAGGTAATCTGCTTTCTTGAACTAAAACTGTCGCTTCATTAGGGTTAGCTTGTAATGCAGTAAAGTGATTATCTAAAAAGATCCTTAACTTTTCTTTAAGCGATATCTCCTCCTTATTCAGCCTATCTAATAACTTAGTTCTCTTTTTAAATTCTACTTTAAAAATATAATTTAAAATCTCTTTTTTATTACCGAAATAATTATAAATAGTGCCTACTGCTACTCCTGCTTCATCAGCAATCATCTGCACTGTTGTATTATGATATCCTTCTTGAGCAATAACTTTTGCAGCATTTTTACGAATTAATTCCTGCTTAGTCACTATTACATCTCCTTTTTGAATGAATACTCATTCATTTAATGATAAATATTAAAATTATCTTAATTAAATAATATATTAAGCCATCTTAAATCTCTATGATATAAATCACAAACTAATTATATTTTATTCTGGTTGAGCAGTAATTAACTTAACTAAAGAAGACGCTACATCTTCCACTTCAATTATCTTTAAACCAGCCTCTTTAATATTGTCAACAGTTCTCCGGTTAATATTGGCTCCCCACAATGTAACTGGAATTGGGTTTATTAAATCCATAAATTTACCTAAGATTAAATTTTCACTACGAACATGTTCTAACATAACTACTCTTCCTTCTGGTTTACAAACTCGCTTAATCTCCTTTAATCCTTTAATCGGGTCAGGAACTGAACAAAAAACACAAGTAGTAACTATAGTATCAAAAGTATCATTAGCAAAATCCATATTCTGTGCATCCATTTCAATTAAATCTACTTTCACATCAGTTTGATCTGCTCTTTCTCTTGCCTTTTCTAACATCTTTTCACTAAAATCTATCCCTACTACTTCTACTCTCTCTGGATAATATTCAATATTCTTGCCAGTTCCTATCCCTACTTCTAAAAGCTTTCCCTCTGTTTTATTAAAGACTAATTCTCTTAAACTTCCCTGGGCTAACATTTCCATAGGTGCTTCTAGAATATCATAAACCCTTGCTACTCGATTATAACGTTTTTTAATTTTCTCTGTATCAGTATTACTCATATTATCCTCCCCTAATACTTCTATGAATAATATAGACGCCATGCTTATATAGATAAAGTCATGGCGCCAATTTAATTTATATTACTTTGCTATCATCTTACGGCACTCTTCAGCACATTGTCTACAAATATCAGCACATTCTTGACAATGGGCATCATCGAACTTATCACATTCATCAGCACATGCTTCACAAATTTCTGCACATAATTCACAAACTTCTTTAGCATATCTACTATTTCCTGCCATATACTTAGAAGCTAAACCA containing:
- a CDS encoding aldo/keto reductase: MKYRNFKGLDWEVSALGFGTMRLPQGDEGDIDEEKAIEMIRYGIDQGINYVDTAWPYHGGESENLVGKALQDGYREKVKVATKLPSWMIKSKADLDEYLDKQLEKLNVDKIDFYLLHTLNRKFWDNYKQLDVDIFEWLEKVRDEGKIDYIGFSFHDDYELFEEIIDAYDWDFCQIQYNYIDTEFQAGKKGLKYADSKDIPVIVMEPLRGGSLAGEMPEDIQSIFDQAETKRTSADWALQWLWNQPEVTMVLSGMSELSHVKENIESANKSEINKLTEEEIELVKKLAKKYKELSPVSCTGCGYCIPCPTKVSIPRIFSLYNEAHAFDLFEEKRKEYKRIKDDQRASACVSCTKCEELCPQGIPISEALVDVDEYFNS
- a CDS encoding FAD binding domain-containing protein, whose protein sequence is MKKFDLYQPTTIEETLGFIEEQDDYRLLAGGTDLLVRWKRSNSTPENVINLKKVRELNFLEFNEKGMEIGALVKIADLIKNDIVKEKYPALVESCAKHSSPLIRNLATVVGNICNASPAADLTPALLVYDARIKIKSKDGERLVELKDFFAGPGKTKLKPGEIVVSIIVPEPDQDLKSHFLKEGKRKAHEIAIINCAVSYLNKDGEISDLKIAMGAVGPTPVFLNGLDWFTEINENNLERLSQVLEDIVSPITDQRSTDWYRKDVIQVLVKRAIISANSI
- a CDS encoding (2Fe-2S)-binding protein; this translates as MKMQIQFTLNGEKVEAEVSVNMTLLDLIRDEFKLTGTKKGCDEGDCGACTVLMNGKPVSSCMILAIDASGKDIETIEGLKGDDGELHPIQQAFVEIGAIQCGFCTPGMILTAKSLLNNNLEPTETEVRQAISGNLCRCTGYEKIVEAILQASEYLREEGM
- the htpX gene encoding protease HtpX, with the translated sequence MKKRLGFFFAVNAGIIATMSIVLQGFTPGFIIIPLLGSAGAFVSLFFSKWLAKKAHGVYIIDPQNFSSELEKDLYELVTELSNKANLSQMPEIGIYDSPDMNAFATGMRKSSSMVAFSTALLENMDYEGVHGVAAHEISHIANGDMVTMTLIQAVVNTIVLIITLPLRIFGWVSLFSDEASFLSYLLITIARFIATLILTFVGSLIVKLFSRHREFEADKSAAKLIGGQSMIHALKLLAQDTKQPPKLQQSYASLKVSSPRKFFDIFSTHPSLERRIEKLKN
- a CDS encoding helix-turn-helix transcriptional regulator, with protein sequence MRPLRELQKLIIKTRVRAGLSQTKLAEKLDTTQSAISKLESSDNFNPELKTFIRILHVLTENIEEDSSNELYEAFKEAIKSPLQEAAATLNEER
- a CDS encoding DUF6263 family protein, coding for MKNKKIICLILVLALTITLSYATIAKKVERKYDLGVKFEKGVEYKLNSSIYQKVNQQMLGKNMAMEQTFDIGYTLKVKDIDSKNNYNLVMKYTKMDLQIKNIQNGSQGINSQELNQKLNNEMKKISKAFLNKKITITVSNKGNIINIEGYEKLVEEILSDMEDNTMKEKVLKRIINKNFIKRNWKQPMGYLPDHSVSIGESWENKFKMTDPLDITIITSYTLKDVKDDKIIIDSNSNIDVGNIEFKQEGMELASNFNGNQTGEIILDREYNWIDVATFNQSISGKISVGMKNQDFKLPVKIEMTTDGKLVGEYTAPSAFQKIINKIRFW
- a CDS encoding xanthine dehydrogenase family protein molybdopterin-binding subunit; the protein is MNYTTIGKNEVKVDAKAKATGEARYVGDMYARGMLIGKVLRSPYAHAKILNIDTSKAERLSGVKAVLTYKDTPKVPFNFAAFPPSEAAILIEDQYIFSDKARFVGDPIAGVAAVDEETAQEALELIEVEYEPLPTILSAEEAFKNKELLIHEHDGPKEHIDGNICGKIPAVIGDMEEGFDEADYIFEGTYKTQKAFQASMEPCSAALAEPDINGRIKITTSTQMPHLVRKITARSLDMPIRDVQIVKPYVGGGFGSRLGLVNEPIAGLLAKKTGQPVRVTYDREESFYTESRHPATMTLKTGIKKDGTFTARYMKALVDTGAYVTHGPSLTAVLGGWFVGMYKSPNIQLDGYTVHTNTPPAGAFRGYGNPQVAFAVESQVDEIAEELGLDPIEIRLKNHPCEGETWLWSKMPIESCGLEECIEKATKRIGWEEKKNKEKKEEGTKRRGVGFGYMMHVSGAKPELHENSSAIIKVNEDGSVNLTYACSDIGTGSATALSQICAETLGVKFEDVVITQDADTDTAPFEIGSHASRQIYSGGYAVEQAAKDAKDGLLEMASKMMDCSPEELETGDGHVYLKEDPERSLSIEEVSFEAHFGEHGHQIMGIASTEPPGNPPVYAVQFTEVEVDVETGKVDVLDFVAAHDTGVAIHPPSVEGQIEGAIQQGMGYALTEDMQYSDDGHPMNANFSDYKVLTSVDMPDMDPIVVEAASETGAFGAKSVGESGLVATAPAIANAIYDAVGVRIKELPITPEKLLAAIKEKNNTEGEVAAATEQVASTEE
- a CDS encoding nitroreductase family protein; this translates as MSELFDVVKNRRSIRNYKDEVPAKDKLEKIIEGANWAPSDGNSQPWKFYVAKGEVVDGICDEFYSYAKEHIPNASYIPEEKKQPMLEYAKDFGGAPVHIIVSYETEDDPIADEESLMAASAAVQNLMLTAADEDLGTVWIAGHVAHSDRVKNLLNLSESEEIAGIIPIGIPDMDPPVKERQDPKEKTEWFGF